In Paenibacillus sp. FSL M7-0420, a single genomic region encodes these proteins:
- the hflX gene encoding GTPase HflX — translation MATTTHDTETEVQDRAILVSLVTDKIKRTGIDPELSLQELVQLAETAGVEVLDVLRQNKETPDSRWFIGKGKVEELRMAADGLGANTAIFDQELSGAQVRNLEEALDLKIIDRTQLILDIFAGRAKTREGIIQVELAQLSYLLPRLSGQGKNLSRQGGGIGTRGPGESKLETDRRHIRERITELKRQLDEVVKTRELHREHRRKSGAVQVALVGYTNAGKSTLLKQLTDADVYIENQLFATLDPTSRVLQLPGSKEVVLTDTVGFIQNLPHDLVASFRATLEEVNEANLVLHVVDSSSPMREEQMEVVQSILQDLGAAGKPQIVLFNKIDLCQPEQLEMLPTGEGFLKISAFNEEDLSRITEIISDQLAGDTLIFRIPGDRGDMSSLLYRVGEVLEQDYDGSDVLYNVRLNKEDYDKWSYKLAEFVEPQ, via the coding sequence ATGGCAACTACAACACATGACACAGAGACAGAAGTGCAGGACCGGGCGATTCTTGTCAGTCTGGTAACTGACAAGATCAAACGCACCGGGATCGACCCTGAGCTCTCGCTCCAGGAGCTGGTACAACTAGCAGAGACCGCCGGGGTAGAAGTGCTGGATGTATTGCGGCAGAATAAGGAGACCCCCGATTCCAGGTGGTTTATCGGTAAAGGTAAGGTGGAAGAGCTTCGGATGGCCGCTGACGGGCTTGGCGCGAATACCGCGATCTTCGATCAGGAGCTGTCCGGGGCGCAGGTGCGTAATCTGGAAGAGGCGCTGGATCTCAAAATCATTGACCGCACACAGCTGATTCTCGATATCTTCGCCGGACGCGCGAAGACCCGGGAAGGGATCATCCAGGTAGAGCTGGCCCAGCTGTCTTATCTGCTGCCGCGCCTGTCCGGGCAAGGCAAGAATCTGTCGCGTCAGGGAGGCGGAATTGGCACGAGAGGTCCCGGAGAGAGTAAGCTGGAGACGGACCGCCGGCATATCCGTGAGCGGATTACCGAGCTGAAGCGCCAGCTGGATGAGGTGGTCAAGACCCGTGAGCTGCACCGTGAACACCGCCGCAAGAGCGGTGCGGTTCAGGTGGCACTGGTAGGCTATACCAATGCGGGCAAATCCACGCTGCTGAAGCAGCTGACCGATGCCGATGTGTACATCGAGAACCAATTGTTCGCTACCCTTGACCCGACCTCGCGTGTGCTTCAGCTTCCGGGCAGCAAGGAGGTCGTGCTTACGGACACCGTCGGCTTCATTCAGAATCTGCCGCATGATCTCGTAGCCTCCTTCCGCGCTACGCTGGAGGAAGTGAATGAAGCCAATCTGGTGCTGCATGTGGTGGATTCCTCTTCTCCGATGCGTGAGGAGCAGATGGAGGTCGTTCAGAGTATTCTGCAGGATCTGGGCGCGGCAGGCAAGCCGCAGATCGTATTGTTCAACAAAATCGATCTGTGTCAGCCGGAGCAGCTGGAGATGCTCCCGACCGGTGAGGGCTTCCTGAAGATCAGTGCTTTTAATGAGGAGGACCTCTCACGGATCACGGAGATCATCAGCGATCAGCTGGCCGGGGATACTCTAATCTTCCGCATTCCCGGTGACCGCGGGGATATGTCCTCTCTGCTCTACCGGGTGGGCGAGGTGCTTGAACAGGATTATGACGGAAGCGATGTACTCTATAACGTGAGGCTGAACAAAGAGGATTACGATAAATGGAGCTACAAGCTGGCTGAATTCGTGGAGCCGCAATAA
- a CDS encoding methionine gamma-lyase family protein has protein sequence MAGFAEDLLQAAEAAELEIEGAVKALDRIVDHNQWKVIEAFQRQHVSDFHFAGSTGYAYNDRGREVLDLVYAEVFGAEAALVRPHFASGTHTISTALFGVLRPGDELLYITGRPYDTLHKVVGKPGDGSGSLADFGIGYRETALTEEGKVDWEEVALAINDKTKVIGIQRSRGYDWRSSFTVAEIGEMAARVKALKPDVIVFVDNCYGEFTETLEPPQVGADLVAGSLIKNPGGGIAETGGYICGRAELVELAAYRLTAPGIGGEVGAMLGTTRGLYQGLFMAPHTVGQAVKGSIFASAVFQRCGFTTKPAWHEPRTDLIQAVAFDGPEHLIAFVQGIQRAAAVDSHVVPEPWDMPGYEHPVIMAAGTFIQGGSLELSADAPIRAPYIGYMQGGLTYSHVKYGVLMALQSMRERKLL, from the coding sequence ATGGCAGGATTTGCAGAGGATTTATTACAGGCAGCGGAAGCTGCAGAGCTTGAAATTGAAGGTGCTGTCAAGGCGCTGGACCGGATTGTGGATCATAATCAGTGGAAGGTGATCGAAGCCTTCCAGCGTCAGCATGTGAGTGATTTTCACTTCGCAGGTTCTACCGGTTATGCCTACAATGACCGGGGGCGTGAGGTGCTGGATCTGGTCTATGCTGAAGTATTCGGTGCGGAAGCTGCGCTAGTCCGGCCGCATTTCGCTTCAGGAACTCATACCATATCAACCGCTCTGTTCGGTGTGCTGCGGCCCGGAGATGAGCTTCTGTACATTACAGGACGCCCCTATGATACGCTGCACAAGGTGGTGGGGAAGCCAGGAGACGGGAGCGGCTCTCTGGCAGATTTCGGCATCGGCTACCGGGAGACAGCGCTGACAGAAGAGGGGAAGGTTGACTGGGAGGAGGTCGCCTTAGCAATAAATGACAAGACCAAGGTCATCGGAATCCAGCGTTCGCGAGGCTATGACTGGCGTTCGTCCTTCACGGTCGCTGAGATTGGCGAGATGGCAGCGCGGGTAAAAGCCCTTAAGCCGGATGTGATCGTATTCGTGGATAATTGCTACGGTGAGTTCACCGAGACGCTGGAGCCGCCGCAGGTTGGCGCTGATCTGGTAGCCGGTTCGCTGATCAAGAATCCCGGCGGCGGAATCGCTGAGACCGGCGGTTATATCTGCGGCCGTGCAGAGCTGGTGGAGCTGGCGGCCTACCGCCTGACTGCCCCTGGAATCGGCGGTGAGGTAGGAGCGATGCTCGGCACGACGCGCGGCCTGTATCAAGGCCTGTTCATGGCCCCGCATACGGTGGGACAGGCTGTGAAGGGAAGTATCTTCGCATCGGCGGTATTCCAGCGCTGCGGCTTCACTACCAAGCCTGCCTGGCATGAACCGCGTACGGATCTGATTCAGGCGGTGGCTTTTGACGGACCCGAGCATCTGATTGCGTTCGTACAAGGCATCCAGCGCGCAGCAGCGGTAGACAGCCATGTCGTGCCTGAGCCTTGGGACATGCCGGGGTATGAGCATCCAGTCATCATGGCTGCCGGGACCTTCATCCAGGGCGGAAGCCTGGAGCTGTCAGCCGACGCGCCCATCCGCGCACCATATATCGGGTACATGCAAGGCGGATTAACCTATTCTCATGTCAAATACGGGGTATTAATGGCTCTTCAGAGCATGAGGGAGCGCAAGCTGCTGTAG